The following proteins come from a genomic window of Miscanthus floridulus cultivar M001 chromosome 2, ASM1932011v1, whole genome shotgun sequence:
- the LOC136540933 gene encoding uncharacterized protein, translating into MDGGSGLNILYANTLELLEIDRSRLRGDVAPFHGIVPGKRTRPLGRIDLLVCFGTPSNYRKEVLTFEVVEFGGAYHAILGRPCYAKFMAVPNYTYLKLKMPGPNGVITIESTYEHAYDCDVECIEYAEALAEAETLIAHLDQLSSEVPDSKRRAGAFEPTETIKLILVDPACPDNRALRISATLDIK; encoded by the coding sequence atggacggaggcagcggcctcaacatcctctacgccaacaccctggagctcttggagatcgaccggtcgaggctacgAGGCGATGTcgcacccttccatggcatcgtgccagggaagcgcacacgacccctcgggcgcatcgaccttcttgtctgcttcggcaccccttccaactaccgcaaggaagtcctcaccttcgaggtagtcgagtttgggggagcctaccatgccattctggggcgaccgtgctacgccaaattcatggcagtgcccaactatacctacctcaagctcaagatgccaggccctaatggtgtcatcacaatcgagtccacgtacgaacatgcatacgactgcgatgtcgagtgcatcgagtacgccgaggctcttgcggaggccgagaccctcatcgcccacctcgaccaactcagtagcgaggtgcctgactccaagcgtcgcgcgggggcgttcgagcccactgaaaccatcaaactcatcctggtcgaccccgcatgccccgacaaccgagcactgaggatcagcgccaccctcgacatcaaatag